A region of Caballeronia insecticola DNA encodes the following proteins:
- the argE gene encoding acetylornithine deacetylase, whose protein sequence is MSDMTSRALLEKLIGFATVSRDSNLELIEFVRTYLAGYGVESELFYNNARTKANLFATIGPRNRGGIVLSGHTDVVPVDGQAWTVDAFRLTEKDGRLYGRGTADMKGFLASVLAAVPRFIERDLKLPVHLAFSYDEEVGCLGVRPMLAELEKRAHRPVLCVIGEPTALKPVLGHKGKLAMRCQVKGAACHSAYAPYGVNAIQYAARLINRLDEIGEQLAQPEHHDTRFDPPYSTVQTGVIKGGRALNIVPAECEFDFEVRALPGFDANRVADELQTYANAELLPKMRAVKPDTDIRLEPLSAYPGLATSPESEAARLVAMLSGSTDFGTVAFGSEGGLFNRAGIPSVVCGPGSMDQGHKPDEFVTVEQLRDCDTMMMRLADHLSASA, encoded by the coding sequence ATGAGTGACATGACGAGCCGCGCGCTGCTGGAAAAGCTGATCGGCTTCGCAACCGTCAGCCGCGATTCCAATCTGGAACTGATCGAGTTCGTGCGGACGTATCTGGCCGGTTACGGCGTCGAGAGCGAGCTTTTCTACAACAACGCCCGCACCAAGGCAAATCTGTTCGCGACGATCGGTCCGCGCAATCGCGGCGGCATCGTGCTGTCGGGACATACGGATGTCGTGCCCGTCGATGGTCAGGCGTGGACCGTCGATGCTTTTCGCCTCACCGAAAAAGACGGCCGCCTGTATGGCCGCGGCACCGCCGACATGAAGGGCTTTCTCGCCTCGGTGCTGGCGGCGGTGCCGCGTTTCATCGAACGCGATCTGAAGCTGCCGGTGCATCTTGCGTTCTCGTATGACGAAGAGGTCGGCTGCCTCGGCGTGCGGCCGATGCTCGCGGAACTGGAAAAGCGCGCGCACAGGCCGGTGCTGTGTGTCATCGGCGAGCCGACCGCGCTCAAGCCGGTTCTGGGTCACAAGGGCAAGCTCGCGATGCGTTGTCAGGTGAAGGGCGCGGCGTGCCATTCGGCCTACGCGCCGTATGGCGTCAACGCGATTCAATATGCGGCGCGTCTCATCAATCGTCTGGACGAGATCGGCGAGCAACTTGCGCAGCCCGAGCATCACGACACGCGTTTCGATCCGCCTTACTCGACGGTGCAGACCGGCGTCATCAAGGGTGGCCGCGCGCTCAACATTGTGCCGGCCGAATGCGAATTCGATTTCGAAGTGCGCGCGCTGCCGGGCTTCGATGCGAATCGCGTCGCCGATGAATTGCAGACTTACGCGAACGCCGAGCTATTGCCGAAGATGCGCGCGGTGAAGCCGGACACGGATATTCGCCTCGAGCCGCTGTCGGCGTATCCGGGACTCGCGACATCGCCGGAAAGCGAAGCGGCGCGTCTCGTCGCCATGCTGAGCGGCTCGACGGATTTCGGCACGGTGGCCTTCGGTTCCGAAGGCGGCCTGTTCAATCGGGCGGGCATTCCCTCGGTGGTCTGCGGACCGGGAAGCATGGATCAGGGCCACAAGCCCGACGAATTCGTGACGGTCGAACAACTGCGCGACTGCGACACGATGATGATGCGTCTCGCGGACCATCTCTCGGCCAGCGCCTGA
- a CDS encoding DUF1028 domain-containing protein — protein sequence MTFSIVGRCDKTGQLGIAISSSSIAVGARCPWVRAGVGAVATQNVTLPALGSQILDQLQQARLDPAAALERALAANEWSEYRQVTVIDAQGRTAFFSGREALGTYHAVAGNQCVAAGNMLAGIHVIEAMIPAFENATGALADRLLAAMHAAMAAGGEAGPVHSAALKIAGEMSWPLVDLRVDWADDDPIGKLDTLWQAYRLQMQDYVTRALNPTAAPSYGVPGDE from the coding sequence ATGACATTTTCTATCGTCGGACGTTGCGATAAGACGGGGCAGCTTGGCATCGCGATCAGTTCATCGAGCATCGCGGTCGGCGCGCGGTGTCCGTGGGTGCGCGCGGGCGTCGGCGCGGTGGCGACGCAAAACGTCACGCTGCCCGCGCTCGGCTCGCAGATTCTCGATCAACTGCAACAGGCACGGCTCGATCCGGCCGCGGCGCTCGAACGCGCGCTTGCCGCGAACGAATGGAGCGAGTACCGGCAGGTGACGGTGATCGACGCGCAAGGCCGCACCGCATTTTTCAGCGGCAGGGAAGCGCTCGGCACCTATCACGCGGTGGCGGGAAATCAATGCGTCGCTGCGGGCAACATGCTGGCGGGCATCCACGTCATCGAAGCGATGATTCCCGCATTCGAGAACGCCACGGGCGCACTCGCGGACCGCTTGCTTGCCGCGATGCATGCCGCGATGGCCGCAGGCGGCGAAGCAGGGCCGGTGCATTCGGCGGCGCTGAAGATAGCGGGCGAGATGAGCTGGCCGCTCGTCGATCTGCGAGTCGATTGGGCCGACGACGATCCCATCGGCAAGCTCGATACGCTGTGGCAGGCCTACAGGCTGCAGATGCAGGACTACGTGACGCGCGCGCTGAACCCGACCGCCGCGCCCAGCTACGGAGTGCCGGGCGATGAGTGA
- a CDS encoding RidA family protein yields the protein MSQPTHTRIRMFNTKDTYPNQTLDNDLCQAVRAGNTVYVRGQIGTDFSGNLVGLGDPRAQAEQAMKNVKQLLEEAGSDLSHIVKTTTYLTDVRFREPVYREVGKWLKGVFPISTGLTVVALGQPEWLMEIDVIAVIPEGWTPPQA from the coding sequence ATGAGCCAACCAACGCATACCCGTATCCGCATGTTCAACACGAAGGATACGTACCCGAACCAGACGCTCGACAACGATCTCTGCCAGGCCGTGCGCGCGGGCAACACCGTGTATGTGCGCGGCCAGATCGGCACGGATTTTTCGGGCAATCTCGTCGGGCTCGGCGATCCGCGCGCGCAGGCCGAGCAGGCGATGAAGAACGTCAAGCAATTGCTGGAAGAAGCGGGAAGCGATCTCTCTCATATCGTCAAGACGACGACGTATCTCACCGATGTGCGCTTTCGCGAACCGGTGTATCGCGAAGTCGGCAAGTGGCTGAAGGGCGTGTTTCCGATTTCGACGGGACTGACCGTCGTCGCGCTCGGCCAGCCGGAATGGCTGATGGAAATCGACGTGATCGCGGTCATTCCGGAAGGCTGGACGCCGCCTCAGGCCTGA
- a CDS encoding flavin-containing monooxygenase, whose product MTVETTSIDTLVVGAGQAGVAMSEHLSKLGVPHLVLERDRIAERWRTGRWDSLVANGPAWHDRFPNLEFADFDPNAFASKEQVADYFVAYARKFDAPIRTGVDVKKVVRNAGRPGFTVETSDGTIEANRVVVATGPFQRPVIPPIAPNATHLTQIHSADYRNPAQLPEGGVLVVGAGSSGVQIADELQRAGRRVYLSVGAHDRPPRGYRGRDFCWWLGVLGEWDAEVMKPGREHVTIAVSGARGGQTVDFRRLAHQGITLVGLTKSFDGDIVTFEADLADNIRRGDENYLSLLDAADAYAARNGLDLPEEPEARIIPADPDCMTHPLAELDLAQAGVTSIIWATGYAVDFGWLQVDAFDDKGKPRHQRGVAKEPGIYFLGLPWLSRRGSAFIWGVWHDAKHIADHIVTQRKYLAYYDAPQARTERSSAESSVHTTSEVGVN is encoded by the coding sequence ATGACAGTGGAAACAACGTCAATCGATACGCTCGTGGTCGGCGCAGGGCAGGCGGGCGTCGCGATGAGCGAGCATCTGAGCAAGCTCGGCGTGCCGCATCTCGTGCTGGAACGCGACCGCATTGCCGAACGCTGGCGCACCGGACGATGGGATTCGCTGGTCGCCAACGGCCCCGCATGGCACGACCGTTTTCCCAACCTCGAATTCGCCGACTTCGATCCGAACGCGTTTGCATCGAAGGAACAGGTCGCGGATTATTTCGTCGCTTACGCGAGAAAGTTCGATGCGCCTATCCGCACCGGCGTCGACGTGAAGAAGGTCGTGCGCAATGCGGGACGCCCGGGCTTTACGGTCGAAACATCGGACGGAACGATCGAGGCGAATCGCGTTGTCGTCGCGACGGGGCCGTTTCAGCGGCCGGTCATTCCGCCGATCGCGCCTAACGCTACGCATCTCACGCAGATTCACTCGGCCGACTATCGCAATCCTGCGCAGTTGCCCGAAGGCGGCGTGCTGGTGGTCGGCGCGGGATCGTCGGGCGTGCAGATCGCCGATGAATTGCAGCGCGCGGGCAGACGCGTTTATCTTTCAGTGGGTGCGCATGATCGTCCGCCGCGCGGTTATCGCGGCCGCGATTTCTGCTGGTGGCTCGGCGTGCTCGGCGAATGGGACGCGGAAGTCATGAAGCCCGGCCGCGAACACGTGACGATTGCCGTGAGCGGCGCGCGTGGCGGCCAGACGGTGGATTTCAGGCGTCTCGCGCATCAGGGCATCACGCTCGTCGGCCTGACGAAATCGTTCGATGGCGACATCGTGACGTTCGAAGCCGATCTCGCGGATAACATCCGGCGCGGCGACGAGAACTATCTGTCGCTGCTCGATGCAGCCGATGCCTACGCCGCGCGCAACGGCCTCGATCTTCCCGAGGAGCCCGAAGCCCGCATCATTCCCGCCGATCCGGACTGCATGACGCATCCGCTCGCCGAACTCGATCTGGCGCAGGCAGGCGTGACCTCGATCATTTGGGCGACGGGCTATGCCGTCGATTTCGGCTGGCTGCAAGTCGATGCATTCGACGACAAAGGCAAGCCCCGGCATCAGCGCGGCGTCGCGAAGGAGCCGGGCATCTATTTTCTCGGCTTGCCGTGGCTCTCGCGGCGCGGCTCCGCGTTCATCTGGGGCGTGTGGCATGACGCGAAGCACATTGCCGATCACATCGTCACGCAGCGCAAATACCTCGCTTATTACGATGCGCCGCAAGCTCGCACCGAACGCTCGTCTGCCGAATCGTCCGTACACACGACGAGCGAAGTAGGCGTCAACTGA
- a CDS encoding LysR family transcriptional regulator, with the protein MENLPLRYSLRQLRYFVVTAEALSFTAAARRLHISQPSISTALADLEESFGVQLFIRHHASGLSLTQAGRDLLGQARNLLKIAEELQMAAKEMDGGMTGSIALGCLVSLAPPLMPGLISRFTAGHAGISFRTVEAHQDGLLRGLHDGSLDIALTYSLDLTENIAFTPLLSLPPYAILPKTHRLARARRVSLADLLPEPYVMLDLPHSREYFAALFDAVGSRPVPAFRSSQPEVVRGMVANGLGYSILNFPLKSNRTVDGEDFVIKRFKDNVNATTLGIAQSRTMRPRQVVHRFSSFCETYIRRLRIDN; encoded by the coding sequence ATGGAAAACCTTCCCTTGCGCTATTCGTTGCGCCAGTTGCGCTACTTTGTCGTCACGGCGGAAGCGTTGTCGTTCACTGCGGCGGCGCGGCGTCTGCATATTTCGCAGCCTTCGATCTCGACGGCACTCGCAGACCTCGAAGAGTCATTCGGCGTGCAACTCTTCATACGACATCACGCGAGCGGTCTGTCCCTCACGCAAGCGGGCCGCGACCTGCTCGGCCAGGCGCGCAATCTCCTGAAGATCGCCGAAGAATTGCAGATGGCCGCGAAAGAGATGGACGGCGGCATGACCGGATCGATCGCGCTCGGCTGTCTCGTCTCACTCGCGCCGCCTTTGATGCCGGGGCTCATCAGCCGCTTCACGGCGGGACACGCGGGCATTTCGTTTCGCACGGTCGAGGCGCATCAGGACGGTCTCCTGCGTGGCTTGCACGACGGTTCGCTCGACATCGCGCTGACCTATAGCCTCGATCTCACCGAGAATATCGCGTTCACGCCGCTGCTGTCCCTGCCGCCTTACGCGATCCTGCCGAAGACGCATCGCCTCGCACGCGCGCGCCGCGTATCGCTTGCCGATCTGCTGCCGGAGCCTTACGTGATGCTCGATCTGCCGCACAGCCGCGAGTATTTCGCCGCGCTCTTCGACGCTGTCGGGAGCCGTCCGGTGCCTGCGTTTCGCTCGTCGCAGCCGGAGGTCGTGCGCGGCATGGTGGCCAACGGTCTGGGCTACAGCATCCTCAACTTTCCGCTTAAATCGAATCGCACGGTAGACGGCGAAGACTTCGTGATTAAGCGCTTCAAGGACAACGTGAACGCAACGACGCTCGGCATCGCGCAATCGCGCACGATGCGGCCGCGTCAGGTGGTGCATCGCTTCTCGTCGTTTTGCGAGACGTATATCCGTCGCCTGCGTATCGATAACTAG
- a CDS encoding Rieske 2Fe-2S domain-containing protein yields MADPASTIAVHTLVDALRSNCERPFSDAHAMPPGVYTSAEFLSLEERAIFAREWQCVGRASALQAPGDYLTAQIGAQPIVVLRDEQMQLKAMSNVCLHRMSVLLEGRGNVRRIVCPYHAWNYSLDGALKGAPLMERQAGFCKESYMLPAVRCEEWQGWIYVTLDDNAPPVQQQLAELSELIGAYGMADYIETFYEEHVWDTNWKILAENFMESYHLPMLHRATVGPHSKLEEMECPPGYPAFNYHWITKEASLPIGNAHPDNTRLTGHWRKTTALLAIYPTHLVTLTPGYFWYLALQPRGVGHVHIRFGGGLAPEFISDPEANAHMTTLKKLLDEVNAEDKRGVQAVFRGVHAPLAKPGHLSHLERPNYDFARYLAAKVAQH; encoded by the coding sequence ATGGCAGATCCGGCAAGCACGATTGCAGTACACACGCTCGTCGATGCGTTGCGGTCGAATTGCGAACGACCATTCAGCGACGCGCATGCCATGCCGCCCGGCGTCTATACATCGGCCGAGTTTCTGTCGCTCGAAGAACGCGCGATCTTTGCGCGCGAATGGCAATGCGTCGGGCGCGCGAGTGCGTTGCAGGCGCCCGGCGACTATCTGACGGCGCAGATCGGCGCGCAGCCGATTGTCGTGTTGCGCGACGAGCAGATGCAACTCAAGGCGATGTCGAACGTGTGCCTGCATCGCATGTCGGTGCTGCTGGAAGGGCGCGGCAACGTGCGCCGCATCGTGTGTCCTTATCACGCGTGGAATTATTCGCTGGACGGCGCATTGAAGGGCGCACCGCTGATGGAGCGGCAAGCGGGCTTCTGCAAGGAAAGCTACATGCTGCCCGCGGTGCGCTGCGAAGAATGGCAAGGCTGGATCTATGTGACGCTCGACGATAACGCGCCGCCCGTGCAGCAGCAGCTTGCGGAGTTGAGCGAGCTGATCGGCGCGTACGGCATGGCGGACTACATCGAAACGTTCTATGAAGAACACGTGTGGGACACGAACTGGAAGATCCTCGCGGAAAACTTCATGGAGAGCTATCACTTGCCGATGCTGCATCGCGCGACCGTCGGTCCGCATTCGAAGCTCGAAGAGATGGAATGTCCGCCGGGTTATCCCGCGTTCAACTATCACTGGATTACGAAGGAAGCGAGCTTGCCTATCGGCAATGCGCATCCGGATAACACGCGATTGACGGGCCACTGGCGCAAGACGACCGCTTTGCTCGCGATCTATCCGACGCATCTCGTCACGCTCACGCCCGGCTATTTCTGGTATCTCGCGTTGCAGCCGCGCGGCGTGGGGCACGTGCATATCCGCTTCGGCGGCGGGCTTGCGCCTGAGTTCATCTCGGACCCGGAAGCGAACGCGCACATGACCACGCTCAAGAAGCTGCTCGACGAAGTGAACGCGGAAGACAAGCGCGGCGTGCAAGCCGTGTTTCGCGGCGTGCATGCGCCGCTCGCGAAGCCGGGACACCTGAGTCATCTCGAACGGCCCAATTACGACTTCGCGCGCTATCTCGCGGCGAAGGTCGCACAGCACTGA
- a CDS encoding ABC transporter ATP-binding protein produces MSNPSFISFAGVSKSYDGVHSVVEDLNLDVRRGEFLSLLGPSGSGKTTTLMMLAGFETPTQGEIRLDGKRLDDKPPHQRDIGMVFQNYALFPHLTIAENVAFPLSVRRVSRAEQKVRVKRALEMIELPHLANRRPAQLSGGQQQRVALARALVFEPSVVLMDEPLGALDKRLRETMQYEIMRLHRELSLTVVYVTHDQAEALTMSDRVAVFSDGRIQQAATPSELYENAQNAFVANFVGENNGLTGRVVSANGEWATLALSDGSVIRGRCEQGLRAGDDAMLALRPERAHIAGADSTHADEHSNVVQARVEELVYCGDHHRVHLKLGSRDSLVVKVPNTQRHALPAAGSTIEIAWRHDDCKILAMMAPKSAPAIAPTTPPSPSLISTAPAGAN; encoded by the coding sequence ATGTCAAACCCTTCCTTCATTTCCTTCGCCGGGGTGAGCAAATCGTACGACGGTGTGCATTCCGTCGTGGAGGATCTGAATCTCGACGTGCGCCGCGGAGAATTCCTGTCGCTGCTCGGGCCATCGGGTTCGGGCAAGACCACCACGCTGATGATGCTCGCGGGCTTTGAAACGCCGACGCAAGGCGAGATTCGCCTCGATGGCAAGCGTCTGGACGACAAGCCGCCGCATCAGCGCGACATCGGCATGGTGTTTCAGAACTACGCGCTGTTTCCGCATCTGACGATTGCGGAGAACGTCGCGTTTCCGCTCTCCGTGCGGCGCGTGAGCCGCGCCGAGCAGAAGGTGCGTGTGAAGCGCGCGCTGGAAATGATCGAGTTGCCGCATCTGGCGAACCGGCGTCCGGCGCAACTGTCGGGCGGCCAGCAGCAGCGCGTCGCGCTCGCGCGGGCGCTCGTGTTCGAGCCTTCCGTCGTGCTGATGGACGAGCCGCTCGGCGCGCTCGACAAACGTCTGCGCGAAACGATGCAATACGAAATCATGCGGCTGCATCGCGAGTTGTCGCTCACGGTCGTGTATGTCACGCACGATCAGGCCGAAGCCCTCACCATGTCCGACCGCGTTGCCGTGTTTTCCGATGGCCGCATCCAGCAGGCCGCCACGCCGAGCGAGCTGTACGAGAACGCGCAGAACGCGTTCGTCGCGAACTTCGTCGGCGAGAACAACGGGCTCACGGGGCGCGTGGTCAGTGCGAACGGCGAATGGGCGACGCTCGCGCTCTCCGATGGCAGCGTCATTCGCGGCCGCTGCGAGCAAGGCCTGCGCGCCGGCGACGATGCGATGCTCGCGTTGCGCCCCGAGCGCGCGCACATTGCCGGCGCGGACAGCACGCATGCCGACGAGCACAGCAATGTGGTGCAGGCGCGCGTCGAAGAACTCGTGTATTGCGGCGATCATCATCGCGTGCATCTGAAGCTCGGCTCGCGCGATTCGCTCGTCGTGAAAGTGCCCAACACCCAGCGTCACGCGCTGCCTGCGGCCGGCAGCACGATCGAAATTGCATGGCGTCACGACGACTGCAAGATTCTCGCGATGATGGCGCCGAAAAGCGCGCCCGCGATTGCCCCGACCACCCCGCCGTCACCTTCCCTCATCTCGACCGCACCCGCAGGAGCCAACTGA
- a CDS encoding ABC transporter substrate-binding protein produces the protein MRTHIKAQCAALAVIAFGSAAAHAATTLSVVTFGGAYEAAAKKAYFEPFTQATGIGFSTESYDGGLAKLSAMEQAKNTTWDLIDLETNDAITACDEGLLKKFDKKTLGKTSDFIPGSISDCAVASMVWSTVYAYDASKLKTAPTTVNDFFDLQKFPGKRGLRKSPKVSMEWALIADGVDPKDVYKVLGTPAGVDRAFKKLDTIKKNIVWWESGAQAPQLLADGAVAMTQVYNGRIDDAAKKDNKPFKAVWDAQVYDFEWWGIPAGAKHADDAAKFIVSASQPKSYADLSKYIAYAPPRKDAIALIDKQRLADLPTAPDNFKRAVQINANFWADNADQINKRFQVWLTQ, from the coding sequence ATGCGCACCCACATCAAAGCACAATGCGCCGCACTCGCTGTTATCGCGTTCGGCAGCGCCGCCGCCCACGCGGCCACGACGCTGTCCGTCGTGACCTTCGGCGGCGCGTATGAAGCCGCTGCAAAAAAGGCTTATTTCGAGCCATTTACGCAGGCGACCGGCATCGGCTTCTCGACCGAATCGTATGACGGCGGCCTCGCCAAACTCTCCGCGATGGAGCAGGCCAAGAACACGACGTGGGATCTGATCGACCTCGAAACCAACGACGCGATCACCGCCTGCGACGAAGGCCTGCTCAAGAAGTTTGACAAGAAGACACTCGGCAAGACGAGCGACTTCATTCCCGGTTCGATCAGCGATTGCGCGGTCGCGAGCATGGTCTGGTCCACCGTCTATGCGTACGATGCGAGCAAGCTGAAGACCGCGCCGACCACGGTCAACGACTTCTTCGACCTGCAGAAATTCCCCGGCAAGCGCGGCCTGCGCAAGTCGCCGAAAGTATCGATGGAATGGGCGCTGATCGCCGACGGCGTCGATCCGAAAGATGTCTACAAGGTGCTCGGCACGCCCGCGGGCGTCGATCGCGCGTTCAAGAAGCTCGACACGATCAAGAAGAACATCGTGTGGTGGGAGTCGGGCGCGCAGGCGCCGCAGTTGCTCGCGGACGGCGCGGTCGCGATGACGCAGGTGTACAACGGCCGCATCGACGATGCCGCGAAGAAGGACAACAAGCCGTTCAAGGCCGTGTGGGACGCGCAGGTCTACGACTTCGAATGGTGGGGCATTCCGGCGGGCGCGAAGCACGCCGACGACGCCGCGAAGTTCATCGTCTCGGCGTCGCAGCCGAAGTCGTATGCGGATCTGTCGAAGTACATCGCGTATGCGCCGCCGCGCAAGGACGCGATCGCGCTCATCGACAAGCAGCGTCTCGCCGACCTGCCGACCGCGCCGGACAACTTCAAGCGCGCGGTGCAGATCAACGCGAACTTCTGGGCCGACAACGCGGACCAGATCAACAAGCGTTTCCAGGTCTGGCTGACGCAGTAA
- a CDS encoding ABC transporter permease: MPASIHAAASGSPTRADGRASFQKARRRASVQALLLALPLIVFLLSTFIAPIALLLARSVENKEVPASMPALSRALDAWDGRGVPDEYIFALLATGLRDAQQSGQLGTVARRLNFAQPEFRSLLMRTARSVRDETPPAWKPALIELDERWNAPETWRLLKRAAASPTPDYLLAAVDAQVTPQGNVAFVADNASIYRQAFLRTIAISASVTLLCLVLGYPVAWLLANLPATSSNRLMLFVIVPFWTSLLVRTTAWYVLLQPGGVINGVLMGLGLASHPLPLIFNRTGVLIGMTHVLLPYMILAIFSVMKGVSPVYVRAAQSLGAHPFTAFVRIYIPQTLPGVGAGCFLVFVLALGYYITPALLGGAGDEMISQLIALQTNTQLNWGLAGALSAYLVIFTAIFYFLFNRIVGIDRLRFG; encoded by the coding sequence ATGCCCGCATCGATTCACGCCGCCGCATCCGGTTCTCCGACGAGAGCCGACGGCCGCGCGTCCTTTCAGAAGGCGCGCCGCCGCGCATCGGTGCAGGCGTTGCTGCTTGCGCTTCCGCTGATCGTGTTTCTTCTTTCGACGTTCATCGCGCCAATTGCGCTGTTGCTCGCGCGCAGCGTGGAGAACAAGGAAGTGCCCGCGAGCATGCCCGCCCTGTCCCGCGCGCTCGATGCCTGGGACGGGCGCGGCGTGCCCGATGAATACATCTTCGCACTGCTTGCGACAGGGCTTCGTGACGCGCAGCAGAGCGGGCAGCTCGGCACCGTCGCGCGCAGGCTCAACTTCGCGCAGCCCGAGTTTCGCAGCCTGCTGATGCGCACCGCGCGCAGCGTCCGCGACGAGACGCCGCCCGCGTGGAAGCCCGCGCTGATCGAGCTTGACGAACGCTGGAATGCCCCGGAAACGTGGCGGCTGTTGAAGCGCGCCGCCGCATCGCCGACGCCCGACTATCTGCTCGCCGCCGTCGATGCGCAGGTGACGCCGCAAGGCAATGTCGCTTTCGTCGCCGATAACGCGTCGATCTATCGACAAGCCTTTCTGCGCACGATAGCGATCAGCGCATCCGTCACGCTGCTGTGTCTCGTGCTCGGTTATCCGGTCGCGTGGCTGCTCGCCAATCTGCCCGCAACGAGCAGTAACCGTCTGATGCTCTTCGTGATCGTGCCGTTCTGGACCTCGCTGCTCGTGCGCACGACCGCGTGGTACGTGCTGCTGCAACCGGGCGGCGTGATCAACGGCGTGTTGATGGGACTCGGCCTCGCTTCGCATCCGCTGCCGCTCATCTTCAACCGCACGGGCGTGTTGATCGGCATGACACACGTGCTTCTGCCGTACATGATCCTCGCCATCTTTTCGGTGATGAAGGGCGTGTCGCCCGTGTATGTGCGCGCGGCGCAATCGCTCGGCGCGCATCCGTTCACCGCGTTCGTGCGCATCTATATTCCGCAGACGCTGCCGGGCGTCGGCGCGGGATGCTTTCTCGTCTTCGTGCTTGCGCTCGGCTACTACATCACGCCCGCGCTGCTCGGCGGCGCAGGCGACGAGATGATCAGCCAATTGATCGCGTTGCAGACGAACACGCAGCTCAACTGGGGGCTGGCGGGCGCGCTCTCGGCGTACCTCGTGATCTTCACGGCGATCTTTTATTTTCTGTTCAACCGGATCGTCGGCATCGACCGGCTGCGTTTCGGTTGA
- a CDS encoding ABC transporter permease, with the protein MPEQRNRVLTERIASRWVRLHTALVLFFLIAPILAIIPLSFNSGSYFSYPLQGFSLRWYQQALTSPDWQRSLLNSIGIGAASTLIATCLGTLAALGLSRAQFPWRSVIMPIIISPMIVPIVVVAAGFYLIFAPLGLVNSYPGVILAHAALGTPFVVITVTASLLSFDQSLLRAASGLGAAPWIAFRRVTLPLIMPAVATGSVFAFATSFDEVIVILFIGGPDQRTVPRQMWSGIRDSIDPSILAVATMLIVFAVLLFASINWLRGRAAAASRALV; encoded by the coding sequence ATGCCGGAACAACGCAACAGAGTGCTGACGGAACGCATCGCATCGCGATGGGTGCGGCTGCATACCGCGCTCGTCCTCTTCTTTCTCATCGCACCGATTCTCGCGATCATCCCGCTCTCGTTCAACTCGGGATCGTACTTTTCGTACCCGCTGCAAGGCTTCTCGCTGCGCTGGTATCAACAGGCGCTGACGAGCCCGGACTGGCAGCGCTCGCTGTTGAACAGCATCGGCATTGGCGCGGCATCGACGCTGATCGCCACCTGTCTCGGCACGCTCGCGGCGCTCGGCCTTTCGCGCGCGCAGTTTCCGTGGCGCTCGGTGATCATGCCGATCATCATCTCGCCGATGATCGTGCCGATCGTTGTCGTTGCGGCGGGCTTTTATCTGATCTTCGCGCCGCTCGGGCTCGTGAACTCGTACCCCGGCGTGATTCTCGCGCACGCGGCGCTCGGCACGCCGTTCGTCGTGATCACCGTGACGGCGTCGTTGCTGTCGTTCGATCAGAGTCTGTTGCGCGCCGCGTCCGGCCTCGGCGCCGCGCCCTGGATCGCGTTTCGCCGCGTGACCTTGCCGCTCATCATGCCCGCCGTCGCGACCGGCAGCGTGTTCGCGTTCGCGACTTCGTTCGATGAAGTGATCGTGATTCTGTTCATCGGCGGGCCGGATCAGCGCACGGTACCGCGGCAGATGTGGAGCGGTATCCGCGATTCGATCGATCCGTCGATTCTCGCCGTGGCGACGATGCTTATCGTCTTCGCCGTCCTGCTCTTCGCCAGCATCAACTGGTTGCGCGGGCGGGCGGCTGCAGCCAGCCGCGCCCTCGTCTGA